Proteins encoded together in one Lathyrus oleraceus cultivar Zhongwan6 chromosome 5, CAAS_Psat_ZW6_1.0, whole genome shotgun sequence window:
- the LOC127084361 gene encoding uncharacterized protein LOC127084361: MYLTLSFCCKLFYSLNVEKISILYQGLVAVFEELSDTIEHRLCLRHLYANFKKRFGGGALIRDLMMGAAKATYYQAWVQKMNELKNADPNAWTWLMVVPTKSWCKHAFSFYPKCDTLMNNISESFNATILAARDKPILTMCEWIRKYLMNRLSTSASKLENWPHKVMPIPRRRLDNEVFNSGHWLPTWSIAETFQVTHSYNTHEFIVDIAKRSCSCNFWELVGIPCRHAVAALSYRKQNPDEFVDACYTREKFALCYGFSVSPINGQDMWPEVEMEPPLPPAYKNGPGRPKKIRIRESGEDGARKRRSGVAYKCTKCDNFGHNAMTCKATTQDPNALKRKRKPKKGHVPTATDMPTANDMPTASDMPAPTATDMTVPTNVPVPTDPQPPTDMPVPTIMSQTGSSVAASITKQSRKRVEKKPIIKRRQSERIKLSWFKRPITGEGISSDKPITLPENEDIPTSK, encoded by the exons ATGTATTTAACTCTATCTTTCTGTTGCAAATTATTCTATTCTCtaaatgttgaaaaaatttctatTTTGTATCAGGGACTTGTGGCTGTATTTGAAGAATTGTCTGATACTATTGAGCATAGATTATGTCTTAGGCACTTGTATGCTAATTTCAAGAAAAGGTTTGGTGGAGGAGCCCTTATTAGAGATTTAATGATGGGAGCTGCTAAAGCCACATACTATCAGGCATGGGTCCAAAAGATGAATGAATTGAAGAATGCAGATCCCAATGCTTGGACTTGGTTGATGGTTGTTCCTACCAAAAGCTGGTGTAAGCATGCCTTTTCTTTTTACCCTAAATGTGATACATTGATGAATAATATCTCAGAGTCTTTTAATGCTACAATTCTAGCTGCTAGGGACAAACCTATACTCACAATGTGTGAGTGGATAAGAAAATATCTGATGAATAGGTTATCCACCTCTGCAAGTAAACTAGAAAATTGGCCACATAAGGTGATGCCAATACCTAGGAGAAGGTTAGATAATGAGGTGTTCAATAGTGGTCATTGGTTGCCAACATGGTCAATTGCTGAGACTTTTCAGGTTACACATAGTTACAACACACATGAATTTATTGTTGACATTGCTAAAAGGTCATGTAGTTGTAATTTTTGGGAATTAGTAGGAATTCCATGTAGGCATGCTGTAGCTGCTCTGAGTTATAGAAAGCAAAACCCTGATGAATTTGTTGATGCTTGTTACACAAGAGAAAAGTTTGCACTATGTTATGGATTTTCAGTAAGTCCAATCAATGGTCAAGATATGTGGCCAGAAGTTGAGATGGAACCACCTCTACCACCTGCATATAAAAATGGTCCTGGTAGACCTAAGAAGATTAGGATAAGAGAAAGTGGAGAGGATGGTGCAAGGAAGAGAAGATCTGGTGTTGCATATAAGTGCACCAAATGTGATAATTTTGGTCACAATGCTATGACTTGTAAGGCTACCACTCAGGATCCCAATGCACTTAAAAGAAAG AGAAAACCTAAAAAAGGACATGTGCCAACTGCAACTGATATGCCAACTGCAAATGATATGCCAACTGCATCTGATATGCCTGCCCCAACTGCAACTGATATGACTGTTCCAACAAATGTGCCTGTTCCAACTGATCCACAGCCTCCAACTGATATGCCTGTTCCAACTATTATGAGTCAAACCGGATCTAGTGTGGCTGCCTCAATCACAAAACAATCCAGAAAAAGGGTTGAAAAAAAACCTATCATCAAAAGAAGGCAAAGTGAGAGGATCAAGTTGAGTTGGTTTAAAAGACCCATAACAGGTGAAGGAATATCTAGTGACAAACCAATTACCCTACCAGAAAATGAAGACATACCCACTTCAAAATGA
- the LOC127084186 gene encoding elongation of fatty acids protein 3-like: MQEIYTKSQTHSIFEFTKEKLKYWLLDHPSIASFRWSPTQSWGGTWWFLFSAIFFYVATVITIHVILKLCRIRCQVPLGPLPAIHSLSMSLISITIFFGMFFSAEVEVRDTRWLWQRTRTTPFEWLLCFPLGIRSSGRVFFWSYAFYLSRYLHILRTFFVVLSERKLSFFRLFNNSIILIMSFLWLEFSQSLQVLAILFSTLVCFVVYGYRFWIQIGLPSKTFHYAGNLHMVLFGCNLACHVGVLLLHYSRGGCNGIGAWVFNSFLNVLILWHFLKSYFDMHYQRKDTSSKRGQIKAKSKP, encoded by the coding sequence ATGCAAGAAATTTACACAAAGTCACAAACACATTCAATTTTCGAATTTACAAAGGAGAAGCTGAAATATTGGTTACTAGATCACCCATCGATTGCATCTTTCCGGTGGAGTCCAACTCAATCATGGGGCGGAACGTGGTGGTTTCTCTTTTCTGCTATCTTTTTTTACGTCGCCACCGTGATAACCATACATGTCATCCTTAAACTATGTCGTATACGATGTCAAGTACCGTTGGGTCCACTTCCCGCCATTCATAGTCTCTCAATGTCGTTAATCTCAATTACCATATTCTTCGGCATGTTTTTTTCTGCCGAAGTTGAGGTTCGGGACACTCGCTGGCTATGGCAACGAACTCGAACCACACCCTTCGAGTGGTTACTATGTTTTCCCTTAGGTATTCGTTCCTCGGGCCGTGTCTTCTTTTGGTCTTACGCATTTTACCTATCTCGTTACCTCCATATATTGAGAACATTCTTTGTCGTTTTGAGTGAGAGAAAATTATCGTTTTTTAGATTATTTAACAACTCTATTATACTTATAATGTCGTTTTTATGGCTTGAGTTTTCACAATCGCTTCAAGTGTTAGCTATATTGTTCTCAACGTTGGTTTGTTTTGTGGTTTATGGGTATAGATTTTGGATACAAATTGGCTTACCTAGTAAAACATTTCATTATGCCGGGAATTTACACATGGTGTTGTTTGGTTGCAATTTGGCTTGCCATGTTGGAGTACTTTTGTTGCATTATTCAAGAGGAGGGTGTAATGGAATTGGAGCATGGGTTTTTAATTCCTTTTTGAATGTTTTAATTCTTTGGCATTTCTTGAAGTCCTATTTTGATATGCACTATCAAAGGAAGGACACTTCTTCAAAAAGAGGGCAAATCAAAGCTAAGTCAAAGCCATAG